A genomic segment from Halomonas sp. TA22 encodes:
- a CDS encoding chromate transporter translates to MNTPVAARQQHIFWAFLRIGLLGFGGGPSMIPLVQQEVVKRHHWLSDEEFADILAIANTLPGPIATKMPGYIGYRIGGVTGCINAILAVILPTIVAMILLLGVFSRYRDVAWIRGMGQGVVPVVMVMMAQLTWDFWQKSRQALGWLVSLAMAAIAGALIYWLGVHPGWVIGALLVAALLRPASPRTAKETAQ, encoded by the coding sequence ATGAACACGCCGGTGGCCGCCAGGCAGCAGCATATCTTCTGGGCCTTTCTGCGTATCGGGTTGCTGGGCTTCGGCGGCGGGCCATCGATGATACCGCTGGTGCAGCAGGAGGTCGTCAAGCGCCACCACTGGCTCAGTGACGAGGAGTTCGCTGACATCCTGGCCATCGCCAACACCCTGCCCGGTCCCATCGCCACCAAGATGCCCGGCTATATCGGCTATCGAATAGGCGGTGTCACCGGGTGCATCAATGCCATTCTGGCGGTCATTCTACCCACCATCGTTGCGATGATCCTGCTGCTTGGCGTCTTTAGCCGCTACCGTGACGTGGCCTGGATCCGGGGCATGGGGCAAGGCGTGGTACCGGTGGTCATGGTGATGATGGCGCAACTGACCTGGGATTTCTGGCAAAAGTCCCGTCAGGCGCTGGGTTGGTTGGTCAGCCTGGCGATGGCGGCCATTGCCGGGGCGCTGATCTACTGGCTCGGCGTGCATCCCGGCTGGGTGATAGGCGCCCTGCTGGTGGCCGCCCTGCTTCGCCCAGCATCGCCCCGCACTGCCAAGGAGACGGCGCAATGA